From the Eubacterium sp. 1001713B170207_170306_E7 genome, the window GAGATTATGCCTTTAACGGGTGCAGCGGACTTGAAAAAATACAGATCGAGGGAGAAGTTGCCCTTTCAGCCCATGCCTTTGACGGACTGCCTGAAACCACAAGCATCGAAACCAACAGCCGTGAAACCAAGAGAGCGTTGCTGGGCTGCGGAATTGATCCCGGCCATGTGCGCTATACTGGAGTGCGGACAAACTATGTGGCTTTCGGCGACAGCATTGCCGCCGGGTACGCGCTGCCAGGATATGAGCACGGTACACCAAATGACGACCGCTTTCCGACACCCGAGGGCGCCTTTGTCAACATGCTGGGTGAAACCCTGGAAAGCCAGGATGGCCCGGCCCTTGTCTCAAATCAGGCCGTATCCGGCTGGACCAGCGAACAGCTGCTGGAAGCGCTGCAAAGCGGGCAATACAGTGAGCTGCTGAGACATGCCGATGTGGTGACCGTGACCATTGGGTCAAACGACTTGCTGGGACCTTTTATCAAAATTGTAGAGCAGGCCATTAATGATAATTTCAGCGCAAAGGTCAGTGAACTGGAAAACCTCTCTGCTGAGGCGGCCGAAGCCCCGGGCAGTGACGCTCAGCTGAGGGAAAAGCAGGACAGCCTGGTCACAGAGATTGCCAATACACTCAGACAGCTGAATAAAACACTGAAGGATAACCCGGAGCTGCTGGCAGGCTGTGAGAATTTTAAAGACAACTTGCAGCCAGCTGTTTTAAGCGCGTTGCATGAGCAGGCTCCAGGGGCGGAAATTTACTGGAATACGCTGTACAATCCCTTTTACGGCGAGACGCTTAACCTAAGCCAGCTTTTTCCAAACCTTGCGGAGAAATTCCCACTCATCTTCAGACAATTTGAATCCATTGACCTGAGCGGTTACGGCGCTTACTATATTGAGCAAATGAATCAGGCCTTTCTCCAAAATACAGAAGGCTATCACAGTGTCGATATCTATGAAGCCTTTAACGAGCCCGACCTGACCAATGTGGAAATCAAGAATACAGAGGGAAAGCTGAGCCTGAACTTTGATCCCCACCCCAATGCAGCGGGACACCAGTTGATCGCGGAGCGGTACACCTCTACCATCCGGGATACCTATACCTCAACCGATCCGGAGCCGGACCTTTCATCCCAAAAGGCCATCACCGGATTTAGGCTTGGCGAAAATGCCGGCAGCATTGATGAAACAGCCCATAGGATCCTTGTAAGGGTTCCCTGGAATACAGATCTGACCCG encodes:
- a CDS encoding GDSL-type esterase/lipase family protein, with amino-acid sequence MKIKKVLAGLTAAVFFMAGPVGAAGIGQALAATAPAGGQITSYKCGTPENQPVTFLVLNENEAQLGDGRGPAVDEAVTGTVFIPKAVTDYGDFEEVKVYNVTGIGDYAFNGCSGLEKIQIEGEVALSAHAFDGLPETTSIETNSRETKRALLGCGIDPGHVRYTGVRTNYVAFGDSIAAGYALPGYEHGTPNDDRFPTPEGAFVNMLGETLESQDGPALVSNQAVSGWTSEQLLEALQSGQYSELLRHADVVTVTIGSNDLLGPFIKIVEQAINDNFSAKVSELENLSAEAAEAPGSDAQLREKQDSLVTEIANTLRQLNKTLKDNPELLAGCENFKDNLQPAVLSALHEQAPGAEIYWNTLYNPFYGETLNLSQLFPNLAEKFPLIFRQFESIDLSGYGAYYIEQMNQAFLQNTEGYHSVDIYEAFNEPDLTNVEIKNTEGKLSLNFDPHPNAAGHQLIAERYTSTIRDTYTSTDPEPDLSSQKAITGFRLGENAGSIDETAHRILVRVPWNTDLTRQTAVFEASAGAEVRVGGAVQTSGESVNDFTRPLSYVVIAEDLSRQTYEVTVEGENPAAAPDAEAGSFNRHVPDSTAASVATGLSGGQNGVAVLSVIFVVLAGGIVCVQYARGRGKK